CCGACTGCTGAAGGGCGATCGCAAGCTGGGTTGCCAACTGCTGTTGCAGCGCAATTTCAAACGGTTGCCACGGTCGGGGTTCCTCGCAGTGATGGGCAGCCAATAGTCCCCAGAGACAATTGCCTTGAACAATGGGCACCACGAGCTTTGCCCGCACCTGAATCTGCTCCAGCATTGCAATCTGATGGGGATACAGATCCGCCCTGTAGATATCCTCTATGGCAGTCAGCTGCTCTCGCTGGTGAAATCGTCCTTCTTCAAGCCAGGAATCCATGATTTCCTTGCCAAGCAGGGACTGCCATCCTGCGGTTACGGACTCCGCGACAACCGTGCCATTCCATGCTGCGTCAAAGCGATGGATGACAACGCGATCCACCTGAAGCAATTGCCGAACTTCCTCAACAGCAGTGGCGAGAATTTGCTCTAGATCCAGCGTTTGTCGAATGTTCTGGGCGATCGTCATCAACAGCCGATCCCGTTCTGCCTGCTGGCGTAGCTTTACCTGGGATTCCTTCAAATTCGTAACGTCAACCGCGATCCCAAGCATATGTTGAGGTGCACCCGATGACGTACGCTGACTGATTCTGTCCCGACTGAGAAGCCAACGATAGCCTCCTGCTTTGTGCCGAATCCGGTATTCGAGTTCAACATATTCATTGTCCTGAATTTGAGACAGTGCCTCTGCTTTATGAAGCACACTGTGTAAATCCTGGGGATGGACAAGCTGGGGGAAGAGGGCACTGCCCATGCTGAGAATTTCGTCAGGAGAATAGCCCAACACCGTTTCAATCTGCTGACTACAGAAAATACTGCGCTGTTCTATCAAGTCATACACATAGATAATTGCCAGCGTTGACTCTGCAATTTGCTCAAGAAACTGCTGGTGTTCCCGGAGCGCCGCTTCCGCCCCATTGCGCTCGGCTTCGAGCAGCCTGCGTTCGGTAATGTCCAGGTCTACGCCAATAATGCGGTTGGGTCGCCCCTGGGAATCGTACGTTGTGAGGGCGCAGGATTCGATATAGCGAACAGTACCATTCGGCAGGAGAATGCGAAACTCAACCCGCACTGCTGTTTTGAGGACTTGCCTTTGCTCTACTGCGGCGCGACAGGCAGCCAGATCATCGGGATGAATTCGCGCTTCCCAGGTGGCGTAGTCAATCCCAGACTCAGACGGTGGAATATCGTACATCTGGTGGAGATGATCGTCCCAGGTGATGCGATCGCTCGTGAGATCCCAATCCCAGACGCCCAAATTGCCCGCTTCGATCGCCAGTTTTTGTCGGTTAGAAAGGGTTTGAAGCTGTTCTTCTGCATGTTTGCGATCGGTAATGTCGGTGTGGATGCCGACCATTCGCAGCGGTTGCCCCTGTGCATCCCACGTCACCACTTTGCCCCGATCGAGAATCCATTTCAGGCTGCCGTCTTTGCACCGAACCCGAAGCTCCTGTCGATAAATCGGTGTTTTTCCGCTGAAATGGTCAGCTAGCTTTGCCTCGCACTGGACGTGATCGTCTGGATGAATCCGACTTGCCCAGTCTTCCAGCGTATTGTCGATCTCATCCTCGGCGTAGCCCAACAGCGTAGCCCATTGCCGCGAAAGGAACACCTGATTGGTCTGAACATTCCAATCCCAAATGCCATCCCCCGCCCCTTCCAGCGCAAACTCCCAGCGGGCTTCACTCTGCTGAAGGGCTTCTGTCCGCTGCTGTACCCGCAGTTCTAGCTCCTGATTAAGCTGCTGAAGGGCAAGTTCAGCCTGTTTGCGATCGGTAATGTCAATTTGAATGCCGATGATGCCTGTAGGATTACCGCTTGCATCGTAGAGGATTTCGCCAATATCAGCAGACCAGCGCACCTCGCTATTGGGCAGCAGAATTCGGTATTCCAGATTGGCACTGTAGATTTGAACGCCGTTGCTGATGTTCTGGGCTATAACCTCGGAAATGTGGCGATGAACTGTTTCGCGCTCCTCTGGATGAACGGCATTCAGCCACGCCTCATAGCTGGGTTTGTGAATTTGCGGGTCGTACCCCAGCAGACGAAAATTCTCATCCGACCAGAAGGTTTCTTGAGTGGTAAAGTCCCAGTACCACATTCCAGCTTTGGCGGCTCTTAGCGCAAGGGATAGGAGATCGGAGCTGGGCTGCATCACCGGATTGGTCTGCGGCTGAGTCTGGAGCTGGGTCTGGGGGTGGCGATCGCTGAGTTGATGACTGAGTTGATTACCGGATCGATCGCTGAGCTGATTACTGAATCGATCGCTGAGTTGATTACTGAATCGATCGGCTTGCTCCACGCAGACGGGGGACTGGGTTTGCTGTAGGTTCGGTGATGCCAATTCCGGTAAGTTTTTTAATTCCGGTAATTTTTCTGGTTGAACGGCAATTTGTTGAACGGCAATTCCCAGGTGTAGGGCAATCTGCTGCCCATACTGCACTTCGATCGGCTGCCAACCGCCCAGACTGCGGCATCGATATAGGGCGAGCAGCCCCCATAGAGTTTCTTGATGGTAAATTGGCGCAATTAACGCCGCTGTATTTTCCTGTACCTGTAAAGGCTCGATGGGGTTTGTGGGGCAAACAGGCAAATCCCCCCAATCGTCTGCGATCGCTGTCAGAGTTCCCGATCGGCATCGTTCAAGCCAGGTCTCTTGCAGACTGGGAGCAGAAATCAATTCTCCAAGGCGCGGCTGCAAATCCCGACAGACGGACTCGAAGGCAACGACGGCATCCTGTTTGCTTAGAAAGCGGTAAACCAGAACACGATCGGCTTGGAGCAAACCCCGCATATCGGCGATCGCACGCTGAAAAATGTCCTCCGGATGATTGCACCGCTGGATCTGAAGGGCAATGGCTGTAATTTGCTCTAGAACTTTTTCTAGGGAAAGTGGAAGCAACTGAAATTTGCCGGAGTTATCAAGCATTAATCTACCCACCGATGTTCTTAAGCAATACACCAGAGGTTGTCTTCGGGAAATGCACGGGAGCAATAGAGAATATGCTCCGAGAAAAACTATATCCTTATAGCCTCCATCATTGACTATTAAAAAGCTGTGTTCCCCTCTTGCCCCAGTTCCGTTTCGGTAGCCGCAGCATAATCTGTCCTGTTAAGGGGGGGCATCCCTTGACGCGATCGGATAGAGTGGATAAGTCAAAGGGTGTCTTTGAATTGGTGTTGTGGAGAAGCGACAGAAGACTCATGGCAATTCAAGCTGGGCAAGCCTTACAGGGCGGTAAATACACCCTCGATCAGCCTCTAGGACAGGGGGGATTCGGCATTACATTTAAGGCAACCCACCATTACCTGCATCGCGTGATGGTGATTAAAACCATGAACCCCGAACTGCGGCAGCATCCTCAGTACGCCAAGCTAGAGCAGCAGTTTCAGGATGAAGGACGACGGCTTGCCCTTTGCGTGCATCCCAACATTGTGCGCGTCAATGATTTCTTTATCGAGAACGGGGTGCCCTATCTGGTCATGGACTATGTGCCGGGAAAAACCCTGGATGCCATCGTCCTCCCCAATGACCCCTTGCCGGAAGCGATCGCTATCCAGTATATCAGCCAGGTGGGAGCCGCTCTGGAAACTGTGCATCATAACGGACTGCTGCATCGGGACGTGAAGCCGCAAAACATTATTCTGCGGGAAGGCACCGATCAGGTTGTGCTGATCGACTTTGGCATTGCGCGGGAATTTACACCGGGAGCCACCCAGACCCACACCAGCATCATTACCGAAGGCTACGCGCCGATCGAGCAATACCTGCCCCAGGCAAAACGCACCCCCGCCACCGATGTCTATGGCTTAGCCGCAACGCTGTATGCCCTGCTGACCGCTCAGGTTCCCGTCTCGGCTATTCTGCGCGATCGTCAGCCGATGCCCGCCCCCCGTGATATCCGCCCAGAAATCACCCCCGCCACCAACCAAGCCCCGCCGACTGGAGTCCAACGAGCTGCGGCGAGAACAGGAATATCGTAACGAGATGGCAAGGGCGGAGGAAGCGAATCGGGCTGATGCGCTGCGAGGAGTGGCGGGAATTCCAGTAGGCACACGGGAGCGATCTGTGCTGGAGGCTCTGGGCGAACCAACGGAACGTAATCCGGACGGCTACTGGAACAATACGCGCACCGCAATCTACAACGTTGTAGATTGCGGTGCGCGTATTGTTCCAGTAGCCGTCCGGATTACGTTCCGTTGGTTCGCCCAGAGCCTCCAGCACAGATCGCTCCCGTGTGCCTACTGGAATTCCCGCCACTCCTCGCAGCGCATCAGCCCGATTCGCTTCCTCCGCCCTTGCCATCTCGTTACGATATTCCTGTTCTCGCCGCAGCTCGTTGGACTCCAGTCGGCGGGGCTTGTTTGTATCCCGATCGCCCCCCTCCGAATTTCTGCCAGAGTTGAGCAAATCGCGGACAAATTCCGGCAAAACCCCTGTGGGTGCGTTAGGAGAGGCTTCAGGCGAAGGGGAAGCTTCAGGAGCGGGAGATTCTATAGGGACAACCGCTTCCGGCGAGGGGGAAGGCTCGATCGAGCCTTCCCCCTCGCCGGAAGCGGTTGTCCCTTGAGAAACTCCCCGCCCTGACACTTCCCACTCCCCCCAAAAACGTGGACTCAACCCCAGGGCACTCCTCTTTCTGGGGGCTGTTGCGATCGCCGTTCTGTTGGGAATTGGTAGAGCCTTGTATGATGCCCGACAGTCTCCTGA
This is a stretch of genomic DNA from Leptolyngbya ohadii IS1. It encodes these proteins:
- a CDS encoding PAS domain-containing protein; translated protein: MLDNSGKFQLLPLSLEKVLEQITAIALQIQRCNHPEDIFQRAIADMRGLLQADRVLVYRFLSKQDAVVAFESVCRDLQPRLGELISAPSLQETWLERCRSGTLTAIADDWGDLPVCPTNPIEPLQVQENTAALIAPIYHQETLWGLLALYRCRSLGGWQPIEVQYGQQIALHLGIAVQQIAVQPEKLPELKNLPELASPNLQQTQSPVCVEQADRFSNQLSDRFSNQLSDRSGNQLSHQLSDRHPQTQLQTQPQTNPVMQPSSDLLSLALRAAKAGMWYWDFTTQETFWSDENFRLLGYDPQIHKPSYEAWLNAVHPEERETVHRHISEVIAQNISNGVQIYSANLEYRILLPNSEVRWSADIGEILYDASGNPTGIIGIQIDITDRKQAELALQQLNQELELRVQQRTEALQQSEARWEFALEGAGDGIWDWNVQTNQVFLSRQWATLLGYAEDEIDNTLEDWASRIHPDDHVQCEAKLADHFSGKTPIYRQELRVRCKDGSLKWILDRGKVVTWDAQGQPLRMVGIHTDITDRKHAEEQLQTLSNRQKLAIEAGNLGVWDWDLTSDRITWDDHLHQMYDIPPSESGIDYATWEARIHPDDLAACRAAVEQRQVLKTAVRVEFRILLPNGTVRYIESCALTTYDSQGRPNRIIGVDLDITERRLLEAERNGAEAALREHQQFLEQIAESTLAIIYVYDLIEQRSIFCSQQIETVLGYSPDEILSMGSALFPQLVHPQDLHSVLHKAEALSQIQDNEYVELEYRIRHKAGGYRWLLSRDRISQRTSSGAPQHMLGIAVDVTNLKESQVKLRQQAERDRLLMTIAQNIRQTLDLEQILATAVEEVRQLLQVDRVVIHRFDAAWNGTVVAESVTAGWQSLLGKEIMDSWLEEGRFHQREQLTAIEDIYRADLYPHQIAMLEQIQVRAKLVVPIVQGNCLWGLLAAHHCEEPRPWQPFEIALQQQLATQLAIALQQSELHQQVQTLNTQLELQVRERTAQLQQSLHFEELLKRITDRVRDSLDEQEILQAAVDELALGLQVEICDTGIYSADQTTSTIAYEYTNAPSQALGHSFTIAEAPNREVYLLLFQGQVCQFCGIDLDHLRPHQGRGAILACPILDENGILGDLWLFKAPQAWFNELEVRLVQQVANQCAIALRQSRLFQAAQLQVQELERLNRLKDDFLSTVSHELRTPVSNIRMATQMLEISLNRLGILGDLTNPIDRYLNVLRTEGQREIGLINDLLDLTRLDAETEPLNLVPIELQFYIPHLAESFVERAHRQQQQIVIRIPENLPTFTTDLSDLERILSELLNNACKYTPEGGTITVSGAKTSEHLEEYLEEYPEEYLELRVSNSGVEISPAERDRIFDKFYRIPNSDPWKHGGTGLGLALVKKLVERLGGTIRVESETGETRFTLKFPLSIG
- a CDS encoding serine/threonine protein kinase, which produces MAIQAGQALQGGKYTLDQPLGQGGFGITFKATHHYLHRVMVIKTMNPELRQHPQYAKLEQQFQDEGRRLALCVHPNIVRVNDFFIENGVPYLVMDYVPGKTLDAIVLPNDPLPEAIAIQYISQVGAALETVHHNGLLHRDVKPQNIILREGTDQVVLIDFGIAREFTPGATQTHTSIITEGYAPIEQYLPQAKRTPATDVYGLAATLYALLTAQVPVSAILRDRQPMPAPRDIRPEITPATNQAPPTGVQRAAARTGIS